Genomic segment of Acinetobacter larvae:
CGCAGAACGTCTTTTTCTGATTGATAGCAACCAAACTTTGCCCGTTGACTTGCTGGCGTATTTCCTTGTGAGGCAATGGTTTTAGATAACCACGGATACTTTAAATAAGCACCTAAGGTTGCATAGGTAAGGCGCATTCCGCCTGCATGAGGGTGATAATCAATTTTTGTCAGTAAGCGTAAGCCTTGCGCATTGCCTTCGAATTGGCGTACATCGGCTTCTTGTTCAGGGCTGAGGTCTTTGAGGAAATCAGTATGTGAGGCATCATCAAACCATTCACGAATGGCATATTCACCGGCATGGCCAAAGGGAGGATTGCCAATATCATGTGCCAAGCAAGCCGCTTGAATAATCGCCCCGACATCGGCAGCGGAGATCCACATCGGCAAATGTTGGCTAATTTTTTCTGCTGCCAGCATGCCCAAGGAACGACCAATACAGGAGACCTCTAGAGAATGGGTCAGTCGTGTGTGAATACCATCGTGTTGGGTCAGCGGGTGGACTTGGGTTTTACGGTTAAGCTGCCGAAAGCTTTGGGAGAAAATAATACGGTCATAATCTTTGTGAAAGGGGCTGCGCGCTTGTTCTGTGGCACCTTTTTTACTCCCCATTCGTACCGTTGAGAGGAGTTCTAACCAACGCATTTGAGTCATTTATCATTTTTCGCTCTGTATTTTTCAGCATCATGCCAAAAATCTGCGCAAAGCACTAGTGCCAAGCAATTTTCCATGTGCTATTGCTACAGTCTGTAGTTACAGCGTTTGAAGCCCATGGCTGTTTTGCCGATCAAATAGCGTGGATTGTAAAAAAATGTGCAGGATCACACAGAAATAGGAGATCTAGCCCGAAAACTCGATTTTATCCTGCGGATATGACTAGCTGAACAGGCGCTTTCGCAGTAGAATATGCGCTCTCTTCAAGTCACATTGCGGCACGGTTCACAAGCCCTGCCCGTGGAGCCAAAATCAACATGTTTATCGTGGCCGGTGCACCAGCACATTCTTCATTTAAGAAAACTCAACTCTTAAATCGTTTAGCAGCAATGAGTTCTGTTCAGTCTTTTGACAGCCAGTGGGTTTATTTGTTTGACCAAGAGCTCGACGAGCAACAGCAACAGCATGCCAAGCAGTTGCTGAATGACGGACAGCATTATACATTACGCCAAGCGGCCGCTGATGAAGTCCAACTGATCGTCACACCACGGGTTGGAACCATCTCTCCGTGGTCATCCAAGGCAACGGATATTTTTGCCAATTGTAATTTGCCCGTACACCGCCTAGAACGCGGTGTTTTGTTTACTTTAAAGGGCATAAATTCAGTCGATGCTGCATTACAACAGTTATTGCATGATCGGATGACAGAAAGTACTTTTGCACACTTGGCAGATGCTGCTGTATTGTTTAGTGAAACTGCAGCCAAGCCTTTGGCGACTGTGGATATTCTAACGCAAGGCGCAGCAGCACTGGTGCAAGCCAATCAAGAATTTGGTTTTGCACTCTCCGATGAAGAAATTGATTATTTAACCGATGCCTTTACCCAGTTGGGGCGTAATCCGCATGACATTGAGTTGATGATGTTTGCACAAGCCAACTCAGAACACTGTCGGCACAAAATTTTTGGCTCTGAATGGACTATTGATGGTGAAGTACAACCGCTGTCTTTATTCCAAATGATTAAAAATACCTATAAAGAATCGCCAACAGATGTCTTGTCTGCTTATAAAGACAATGCTTCAGTGATTGTCGGCTTCGATACGCAACGCTTTTATCCGAAAAAAGATGCCACAACAGGGCAATACCTTTATAAATACAAAAGCCAAGCCGCGCATATACTGATGAAGGTGGAAACCCATAACCACCCCACTGCAATTGCGCCATTTGCGGGTGCAGCAACAGGTTCAGGTGGTGAAATTCGTGATGAAGGCGCAACGGGACGTGGCGGTAAGCCCAAAGCAGGTTTAACGGGGTTTACCACATCTAACCTCAATATCCCCGGTTTTGAACAGCCTTGGGAACAACCTTATGGTAAACCGTCTCGTATTGCATCGCCTTTGCAAATCATGATTGAAGGTCCATTGGGTGGCGCTGCGTTTAATAACGAATTTGGTCGTCCGGCTTTAACTGGTTATTTCCGTACTTTTGAGCAAAAGGTGCAGGGTGAAGTACGCGGTTTCCATAAGCCGATTATGATAGCGGGTGGTTATGGCAATATTCGTCCTGACCATGTAGAAAAAGATGCCATTCAACCGGGTGACCTACTGATCGTATTGGGCGGTCCTGCCATGTTAATTGGTTTAGGTGGCGGTGCAGCTTCTTCAGTCGATAGCGGCACCATGGGGGAGAACCTAGACTTTGCCTCAGTACAGCGTGAAAACCCAGAAATGGAGCGTCGTTGCCAAGAAGTCATCGATACCTGCTGGCGTTATGAAGATGAAAACCCTGTGGTTTCTATTCATGATGTGGGCGCAGGGGGGATTTCCAATGCCATGCCTGAGCTGGTCAATGACCATGAGTTGGGCGCCGTACTCAATTTACGTAAAATTCCATCTTTAGAACCTGGTATGTCACCGATGGAAATCTGGTCGAATGAAGCACAAGAACGTTATGTCTTGGCTATTCGCCCAAGTTCTTTGCCTTTATTTGAAGAAATTTGTGCCCGTGAACGTTGCCCATTTGCAGTATTGGGTGAAGCAACAGAAGCACGCCAATTACGTGTAGAAGATCCATTGTTTGAAAACAATGCCGTAGATATGCCTATGCAAGTCTTGTTGGGCGGCACACCGCGCATGAGCCGTCGCTATGACAGTATTCAACGTCAAGGTGATGACTTCGATCTTGCACAGGTTGACTTAGAAGATGCAATTTTCCGTGTGCTTAAGCATCCTACTGTTGCGTCAAAATCATTCTTAATTACCATCGGTGACCGTAGTATTACCGGCATGGTTGCACGCGATCAAATGGTAGGTCCTTGGCAAGTTCCTGTTGCCGATGCCGCAGTCACCACGACCAGTCTACAAGGTTATACCGGTGAGGCCATGGCGATGGGTGAACGTCCACCTGTTGCATTGCTCAATCCAGCCGCGTCAGCGCGTTTGGCTGTGGCCGAGTCAATTAGCAATATCATGTGTGCCAATATCGAACAGATCAGCGATATTAAACTTTCGGCAAACTGGATGGCAGCAGCAGGGCAAAATGGTGAAGACCAAGCCTTGTTTGAAGGTGTTAAAGCCATTGGTATGGAAATGTGCCCAGCTTTAGGCATTGCTATTCCTGTGGGGAAAGACTCATTGTCCATGCGGACCACTTGGCAAGATCAAGCTGAAGACAAAGCCGTCACCTCACCGATGTCAGTGGTGATTACCGCATTTGCACCCGTTGTCGATGTACGTAAGACCTTGACGCCACAGTTAAAAGCTGATTTTGATAGCGTATTGGTACGTATTGATTTATCCAAAGGTCAACACCGCATCGGTGCATCAATCCTAACACAGGTCTATCAAGCCATTGGACAGGTCGCACCAGATGTAGATAGTTTTGATGATTTCAAAGCCATGTTTAACTTGGTGCAAGACTGGAATAACCGTGGTCTAATCCAAGCCTATCATGATATTGGTGATGGCGGTCTGCTTGCGGCAGTTGCTGAAATGATGTTTGCTTCACGTTTAGGGGTGCAACTCAATTCACAAAGCTTAGCAAGCCTATTTGCCGAAGAAATTGGCGCTGTCGTACAGCTTAGCCGTGCAGATTGGGACGCATTACAAGCAGAATTAGAGGCTTCGCCATTGCGCACGGCCATCACCGCTGTTGGTGTAGTGACTGAGCGTGATGAGCTACAAGTTAATGGTTTAACTTTAAGCCGTGTTGCTTTACAACAGGCCTGGGCGGAAGTGTCGCATCAAATCCAACGTTTACGAGATAATAGCGAAACGGCAGATCAAGAGTTTAGCTTGATTGCTGATGCAAATTATCGTGGCATTATTGCTGAAGCAACTTTTGACCTCAATGAACCGATTGAAGCACCTTATATTAACAATGGTCGCCCACAAGTTGCGATCTTGCGT
This window contains:
- the purL gene encoding phosphoribosylformylglycinamidine synthase produces the protein MFIVAGAPAHSSFKKTQLLNRLAAMSSVQSFDSQWVYLFDQELDEQQQQHAKQLLNDGQHYTLRQAAADEVQLIVTPRVGTISPWSSKATDIFANCNLPVHRLERGVLFTLKGINSVDAALQQLLHDRMTESTFAHLADAAVLFSETAAKPLATVDILTQGAAALVQANQEFGFALSDEEIDYLTDAFTQLGRNPHDIELMMFAQANSEHCRHKIFGSEWTIDGEVQPLSLFQMIKNTYKESPTDVLSAYKDNASVIVGFDTQRFYPKKDATTGQYLYKYKSQAAHILMKVETHNHPTAIAPFAGAATGSGGEIRDEGATGRGGKPKAGLTGFTTSNLNIPGFEQPWEQPYGKPSRIASPLQIMIEGPLGGAAFNNEFGRPALTGYFRTFEQKVQGEVRGFHKPIMIAGGYGNIRPDHVEKDAIQPGDLLIVLGGPAMLIGLGGGAASSVDSGTMGENLDFASVQRENPEMERRCQEVIDTCWRYEDENPVVSIHDVGAGGISNAMPELVNDHELGAVLNLRKIPSLEPGMSPMEIWSNEAQERYVLAIRPSSLPLFEEICARERCPFAVLGEATEARQLRVEDPLFENNAVDMPMQVLLGGTPRMSRRYDSIQRQGDDFDLAQVDLEDAIFRVLKHPTVASKSFLITIGDRSITGMVARDQMVGPWQVPVADAAVTTTSLQGYTGEAMAMGERPPVALLNPAASARLAVAESISNIMCANIEQISDIKLSANWMAAAGQNGEDQALFEGVKAIGMEMCPALGIAIPVGKDSLSMRTTWQDQAEDKAVTSPMSVVITAFAPVVDVRKTLTPQLKADFDSVLVRIDLSKGQHRIGASILTQVYQAIGQVAPDVDSFDDFKAMFNLVQDWNNRGLIQAYHDIGDGGLLAAVAEMMFASRLGVQLNSQSLASLFAEEIGAVVQLSRADWDALQAELEASPLRTAITAVGVVTERDELQVNGLTLSRVALQQAWAEVSHQIQRLRDNSETADQEFSLIADANYRGIIAEATFDLNEPIEAPYINNGRPQVAILREQGVNGHIEMAAAFDKVGFSTVDVHMSDLLAGRSDLADFQGLVACGGFSYGDVLGAGGGWAKSVLFNNKLRDQFEQFFQNDQTFSLGVCNGCQMLSQLAPLIPGADAWPRFHRNRSEVFEARVANVRLEQSTSVLLQDMQGSILPIAIAHGEGRAVATEADLASLNANQQVALRYVDSQGQATQHYPLNPNGSPQAIAGLSSLDGRVTIMMPHPERNFRAVQHSWKPDSWQEDGAWLRMFRNARKFIA